A region of Zeugodacus cucurbitae isolate PBARC_wt_2022May chromosome 5, idZeuCucr1.2, whole genome shotgun sequence DNA encodes the following proteins:
- the LOC105209930 gene encoding polyglutamylase complex subunit TTLL1 isoform X2: MYGRAGNAVPHERMRISFCTDLDKSVLVNNFEKRGWTQVSPDDDWNFYWASVQTCRNIFSVDSGYRMHDNQMINHFPNHYELSRKDLLVKNIKRYRKDLEREGNPLAERSEPTAAGAPRYVYLDFVPITFVLPADYNMFVEEYRKNPQSTWIMKPCGKSQGAGIFLINKLSKLKRWSREAKGPFHQQLSKESYVISKYIDNPLLIGGKKFDLRLYVLVTSFRPLKAYLFKQGFCRFCTVKYDTSVTELDNMYVHLTNVSVQKHGGEYNNLHGGKWSVQNLALYLEGTRGKEVTDRLFGSIAWLIVHSLRAVAPVMASDRHCFECYGYDIIIDNNLKPWLVEVNASPSLTSTTVTDRILKYKLIDNILSVVLPPDGVPDVRWNKIPSADALGNFDLLLDEELAAQEEQAQTAQPSTKSRGAGGGGNRWK, translated from the exons ATGTATGGCAg AGCGGGCAATGCGGTGCCACACGAACGTATGCGCATAAGTTTCTGCACCGATTTGGACAAATCTGTTTTGGTGAATAATTTCGAGAAACGCGGTTGGACACAAGTCAGTCCGGATGATGATTGGAATTTCTATTGGGCGAGCGTGCAAACGTGTCGGAATATTTTTAGCGTCGATAGCGGCTATCGCATGCACGACAATCA AATGATTAATCATTTTCCCAATCATTATGAGTTGTCGCGCAAGGATTTGTTGGTGAAAAATATTAAGCGCTATCGCAAGGATCTGGAGCGTGAAGGTAATCCGTTGGCGGAGCGTTCTGAGCCCACAGCTGCCGGTGCGCCGCGTTATGTGTATTTGGATTTTGTGCCCATCACATTTGTATTGCCGGCGG ATTACAACATGTTCGTTGAGGAGTATCGCAAGAATCCGCAAAGCACTTGGATCATGAAGCCGTGCGGCAAATCACAAGGCGCAGGCATTTTTCTCATTAATAAACTGTCGAAATTGAAGCGCTGGTCACGCGAAGCAAAGGGACCTTTCCATCAGCAGTTATCTAAAGAGAGTTATGTTATTTCCAA ATACATTGACAATCCGCTGCTGATTGGTGGCAAGAAATTCGATTTGCGCCTCTACGTGCTGGTCACCTCATTTCGCCCACTAAAAGCATATCTATTCAAGCAGGGCTTTTGCCGTTTCTGCACAGTCAAATATGACACAAGCGTTACCGAGTTGGACAACATGTATGTGCATCTGACGAATGTGAGCGTGCAAAAGCATGGT GGTGAATACAACAATTTGCACGGCGGCAAGTGGTCTGTGCAGAATTTAGCGCTCTATTTGGAGGGCACACGCGGCAAGGAGGTGACCGATCGCCTCTTTGGTTCAATTGCTTGGCTAATTGTGCATTCGCTGCGCGCTGTGGCGCCGGTGATGGCCAGCGATCGCCATTGCTTTGAGTGCTACGGCTACGATATAATAATCGACAACAACCTCAAACCCTGGCTGGTGGAAGTGAACGCATCACCATCGCTTACCTCAACAACAGTCACTGATCGCATACTAAAATACAAACTAATCGATAATATATTGTCTGTAGTGTTACCGCCCGACGGTGTACCCGA CGTGCGTTGGAACAAAATACCCAGCGCAGATGCTTTGGGCAATTTCGATTTACTGCTGGATGAGGAGCTGGCAGCACAGGAAGAACAAGCACAAACTGCACAACCGAGCACGAAAAGTAGAGGCGCTGGCGGTGGCGGCAATCGTTGGAAGTGA
- the LOC105209930 gene encoding polyglutamylase complex subunit TTLL1 isoform X1: MFKKYKLKKTPRRAGNAVPHERMRISFCTDLDKSVLVNNFEKRGWTQVSPDDDWNFYWASVQTCRNIFSVDSGYRMHDNQMINHFPNHYELSRKDLLVKNIKRYRKDLEREGNPLAERSEPTAAGAPRYVYLDFVPITFVLPADYNMFVEEYRKNPQSTWIMKPCGKSQGAGIFLINKLSKLKRWSREAKGPFHQQLSKESYVISKYIDNPLLIGGKKFDLRLYVLVTSFRPLKAYLFKQGFCRFCTVKYDTSVTELDNMYVHLTNVSVQKHGGEYNNLHGGKWSVQNLALYLEGTRGKEVTDRLFGSIAWLIVHSLRAVAPVMASDRHCFECYGYDIIIDNNLKPWLVEVNASPSLTSTTVTDRILKYKLIDNILSVVLPPDGVPDVRWNKIPSADALGNFDLLLDEELAAQEEQAQTAQPSTKSRGAGGGGNRWK, translated from the exons atgtttaaaaaatataaattgaaaaaaactcCACGCAGAGCGGGCAATGCGGTGCCACACGAACGTATGCGCATAAGTTTCTGCACCGATTTGGACAAATCTGTTTTGGTGAATAATTTCGAGAAACGCGGTTGGACACAAGTCAGTCCGGATGATGATTGGAATTTCTATTGGGCGAGCGTGCAAACGTGTCGGAATATTTTTAGCGTCGATAGCGGCTATCGCATGCACGACAATCA AATGATTAATCATTTTCCCAATCATTATGAGTTGTCGCGCAAGGATTTGTTGGTGAAAAATATTAAGCGCTATCGCAAGGATCTGGAGCGTGAAGGTAATCCGTTGGCGGAGCGTTCTGAGCCCACAGCTGCCGGTGCGCCGCGTTATGTGTATTTGGATTTTGTGCCCATCACATTTGTATTGCCGGCGG ATTACAACATGTTCGTTGAGGAGTATCGCAAGAATCCGCAAAGCACTTGGATCATGAAGCCGTGCGGCAAATCACAAGGCGCAGGCATTTTTCTCATTAATAAACTGTCGAAATTGAAGCGCTGGTCACGCGAAGCAAAGGGACCTTTCCATCAGCAGTTATCTAAAGAGAGTTATGTTATTTCCAA ATACATTGACAATCCGCTGCTGATTGGTGGCAAGAAATTCGATTTGCGCCTCTACGTGCTGGTCACCTCATTTCGCCCACTAAAAGCATATCTATTCAAGCAGGGCTTTTGCCGTTTCTGCACAGTCAAATATGACACAAGCGTTACCGAGTTGGACAACATGTATGTGCATCTGACGAATGTGAGCGTGCAAAAGCATGGT GGTGAATACAACAATTTGCACGGCGGCAAGTGGTCTGTGCAGAATTTAGCGCTCTATTTGGAGGGCACACGCGGCAAGGAGGTGACCGATCGCCTCTTTGGTTCAATTGCTTGGCTAATTGTGCATTCGCTGCGCGCTGTGGCGCCGGTGATGGCCAGCGATCGCCATTGCTTTGAGTGCTACGGCTACGATATAATAATCGACAACAACCTCAAACCCTGGCTGGTGGAAGTGAACGCATCACCATCGCTTACCTCAACAACAGTCACTGATCGCATACTAAAATACAAACTAATCGATAATATATTGTCTGTAGTGTTACCGCCCGACGGTGTACCCGA CGTGCGTTGGAACAAAATACCCAGCGCAGATGCTTTGGGCAATTTCGATTTACTGCTGGATGAGGAGCTGGCAGCACAGGAAGAACAAGCACAAACTGCACAACCGAGCACGAAAAGTAGAGGCGCTGGCGGTGGCGGCAATCGTTGGAAGTGA
- the LOC105209929 gene encoding allantoinase, producing MDLLFLSKRIFLGTEQGFLNGGIIVDTEGIIRKILRTAQEVNTYVYNTESEAVYDFGDKVLMPGLIDANVNVSEPGRKDWEGFVTATKAAAAGGFTTIIDRPTNTIPPTTSVAALKTKSGVARGKIYVDVGFWGGLVPENAKEAEPLLGAGVIGLQCTLSPTPAPVGDAFPAINRKELEEVIEKLEDGTVVAFNAELPLKTHIAPDEEEPKKYESFSRTRPAEMEVNAVQLISQLATAYKGKHMHIMNVSSADVLPIVAQCKRAGANLTVETCPHYLTLCAEQIEDCHTEFKAQPPIRSKSNQPALWDALKNGCVDIIASNHSPATPGVKCLNYGRARGNFLNAWPGVSSLQLGLSVVWTHCQTQGLGMEHIYRLMCQNPAVLCGLSSFKSKIEEGYDADFCIWDPEEEFSVSADMLFSTNKATPYMDQRLRGVVHATVVRGLHVYQQYEGFGQPLGKVLLRKTTKKIVKFVRM from the exons ATGGATTTGCTTTTCCTCAGCAAACGTATTTTCCTTGGCACCGAGCAGGGCTTCTTGAACGGTGGCATTATCGTCGACACAGAGGGCATAATACGTAAGATCTTGCGCACTGCGCAAGAGGTGAATACTTATGTCTACAATACGGAATCGGAAGCG GTCTATGACTTTGGCGACAAAGTACTCATGCCGGGTCTGATAGACGCGAATGTAAACGTCAGCGAACCGGGGCGTAAGGATTGGGAGGGATTTGTGACGGCAACCAAAGCAGCAGCGGCAGGCGGTTTCACAACGATTATCGATCGACCGAC TAACACTATACCGCCAACAACTAGCGTCGCGGCGTTAAAGACAAAATCAGGTGTGGCGCGTGGAAAAATCTACGTAGATGTCGGTTTTTGGGGTGGCCTAGTGCCTGAGAATGCCAAGGAAGCCGAACCGCTACTAGGCGCCGGTGTTATAGGCCTACAATGTACTCTATCACCTACCCCCGCGCCAGTTGGTGATGCTTTTCCGGCCATAAATCGAAAAGAGCTAGAGGAGGTGATTGAAAAGCTGGAGGATGGAACCGTTGTGGCT TTCAACGCTGAACTGCCATTGAAGACTCACATCGCACCTGATGAGGAAGAGCCCAAAAAATATGAGTCTTTCTCGCGCACACGTCCTGCCGAAATGGAGGTCAATGCCGTGCAATTGATCAGTCAATTGGCCACAGCATATAAGGG TAAACATATGCACATCATGAATGTGAGTTCCGCCGATGTGCTACCCATCGTGGCGCAATGTAAACGCGCAGGCGCCAACCTAACCGTCGAAACGTGTCCACACTATCTAACACTGTGCGCCGAGCAAATCGAGGATTGTCACACTGAGTTCAAAGCGCAGCCACCAATACGCAGCAAATCGAATCAACCAGCGCTGTGGGACGCTTTGAAGAACGGTTGTGTGGACATTATTGCTTCAAACCATTCGCCAGCGACACCGGGCGTGAAGTGTTTGAATTACGGTCGCGCACGTGGAAACTTTTTGAATGCTTGGCCCGGCGTTTCCTCTTTACAATTGGGGCTCTCAGTAGTTTGGACGCACTGTCAGACGCAAGGGCTTGGTATGGAGCACATATATCGTCTGATGTGTCAAAACCCCGCTGTGCTCTGCGGTCTTTCGAGTTTCAAAAGCAAAATTGAGGAGGGTTATGATGCCGACTTTTGTATATGGGATCCAGAAGAGGAATTTAGCGTGTCAGCGGATATGCTGTTCTCCACCAATAAG GCTACACCGTATATGGACCAACGTCTACGCGGCGTAGTACATGCCACCGTTGTGCGTGGCTTACACGTTTATCAGCAGTACGAGGGCTTCGGTCAGCCACTGGGAAAGGTGTTGCTGCGTAAAACTACtaagaaaattgtgaaatttgtgCGCATGTAA
- the LOC114803697 gene encoding uncharacterized protein LOC114803697, with protein sequence MKCSHPQTYDCPTCEEDSSANSNYNIHLLSLDEIVQIMQKVVNEVVHTAIQWILNDVTGEYFYPDPKIFPDIKDDFPDYLSFDAGYKEKCIEWVNIQDFSVNEIFQQVRDYIHLWNLSACTKFTLAVNDKATIIPRKGSRYYLDATFSKPTPACPNPLAVANVHFTAVVPAYLPKHYPVMVMYRFEGYSRQYHTHGRHEVRSKDFQRFFIDSILQRKLSFYSKIFECRHPHVKLRKHPFMVEEPEEEAETQGADSDKSDDFFEDVSRKEQHDVLSLISTLLKK encoded by the coding sequence ATGAAGTGCTCACATCCTCAGACTTACGACTGCCCGACGTGCGAGGAAGATTCATCGGCAAATTCCAATTACAACATACATTTACTCTCACTGGATGAGATTGTGCAAATCATGCAGAAAGTTGTGAATGAAGTCGTCCACACTGCCATACAATGGATATTGAATGATGTCACCGGTGAATATTTCTATCCGGATCCGAAAATTTTCCCCGACATCAAAGATGATTTCCCCGACTATCTTAGCTTTGATGCTGGGTATAAGGAGAAATGTATTGAATGGGTGAATATACAGGATTTTTCGGTGAACGAAATATTTCAGCAAGTACGCGATTATATACATTTGTGGAATTTATCGGCCTGCACGAAATTTACGCTTGCCGTCAATgataaagccactattatacCACGTAAAGGTTCAAGATATTATCTGGATGCGACTTTTTCGAAGCCGACACCGGCTTGCCCAAATCCATTGGCTGTTGCTAATGTACATTTCACCGCTGTTGTACCGGCATACCTACCCAAACACTATCCCGTCATGGTAATGTATCGTTTCGAGGGTTATAGTAGGCAGTACCACACACACGGGCGTCATGAGGTGCGCAGTAAGGATTTTCAAAGATTTTTCATCGATTCGATATTACAAAGAAAATTGTCATTCTATTCGAAAATCTTTGAATGCCGTCATCCACATGTGAAATTGCGAAAACATCCTTTTATGGTTGAAGAACCGGAGGAAGAAGCGGAGACGCAAGGCGCTGACAGTGATAAATCGGATGATTTCTTTGAAGACGTATCGCGTAAGGAGCAACATGATGTGTTAAGTTTGATTAGCACGCTTTTGAAAAAATAA
- the LOC105209928 gene encoding SREBP regulating gene protein, with product MWPRFLGRRILYITITLLALIFLLTNLLKFGGLRALHADNVLTVQRTRPLIWRTLQEHLLPEESQNRTNDPDIHCRNSVQGRDLLVDDRGFLCHREHLLSPSNCCDIEVPETQYYTCDTCNATTNCCDIYEYCVSCCLHPSKRTLLELVLRTITGRQAAVYARVEDHFELCLVKCRTNSHSVAHENKYREGLPKYCYGQTEAHESQREVSGGVAR from the exons ATGTGGCCACGATTTCTTGGCCGACGTATACTTTATATAACCATCACATTACTTGCCCTAATATTTTTACTAACGAATTTACTTAAG TTTGGCGGTCTACGCGCACTGCATGCGGACAATGTGCTTACCGTACAACGCACACGTCCACTCATCTGGCGTACGCTACAGGAACACCTACTGCCCGAAGAGTCACAGAATCGCACCAACGATCCAGACATACACTGCCGCAATTCGGTGCAAGGACGCGATTTGCTGGTCGATGATCGCGGTTTTCTCTGCCACCGCGAACATCTCTTGTCGCCCAGCAATTGCTGTGACATCGAAGTGCCCGAAACACAATATTACACATGCGATAcatgcaatgcaacaacaaattgctgtGATATATACGAATATTGTGTCTCCTGCTGCCTGCATCCATCGAAACGTACACTGCTGGAGTTAGTGTTGCGCACAATTACCGGTCGCCAGGCAGCTGTTTATGCGCGTGTCGAGGATCATTTCGAATTGTGTTTGGTTAAGTGTCGCACGAATTCACACTCTGTGGCGCATGAAAACAAATATCGCGAGGGCTTGCCTAAATACTGTTATGGACAGACGGAAGCGCATGAATCACAACGCGAAGTATCGGGTGGTGTGGCACGTTGA